The Pseudomonadota bacterium genome contains a region encoding:
- the asnB gene encoding asparagine synthase (glutamine-hydrolyzing) has translation MCGICGQYNFKKQTPVAKENIEKMTQTLSHRGPDDEGYYISGPLGLGFRRLSIIDIESGHQPMSDHEELVWVVFNGEIYNFIELRKELEGFGHIFRTRCDTEVIIYGYKQWGEAVFNRMNGMFGLALWDVKKKKLIIARDAMGIKLVYYKIEEGCLYFGSEIRAIRAGSCKMPEVDPISLNLFLRYRYTPSPFTIYKEIMKLAPGTMIIFENGISRLERWYKYKPIPFSPIKTDREAKEELLEIYKRSVKRHLISDVPLGLLLSGGIDSGLLLGLMNLNGNAWPTYTVGYGTAFKDDELTDASKTAKIYSAQHISTELDRITFETHLQKIVTLLEEPIATSSIVPMYFVCERARQDVKVALVGQGPDELFGGYIRHIGVFYGSYWRALPEWLRNSLRMSVTAIFRNEALKRGVYSLNTPDRMQRYQRVFSIMPEEVINKLFQEGTIPIDSGDRVLECWEDLQPLMENTDELGGFQFLEIRSSLPDELLMYADKLSMAHGLEIRVPFLDREIVEYAERLPARFKIRNGSRKWLHRQVCKDFLPAEIIRRKKRGFASNVVDDWFRCSLSNKMKDLLLDSNSLMFNFLRPKEVYQLFTEHKTGKRDNHKILFSLVVFEEWLRSVQ, from the coding sequence ATGTGTGGTATTTGTGGCCAATATAATTTCAAAAAACAGACCCCCGTTGCCAAAGAAAATATAGAAAAAATGACACAAACACTATCCCATAGGGGACCAGATGACGAAGGATATTATATATCCGGTCCTCTTGGATTAGGCTTCAGACGCCTATCAATTATAGATATAGAATCTGGTCATCAACCTATGTCAGATCACGAAGAGTTAGTATGGGTGGTTTTCAATGGTGAAATATATAACTTTATAGAATTGAGGAAGGAGCTTGAAGGTTTCGGGCATATATTCCGTACGAGATGTGATACTGAGGTTATAATATATGGTTACAAACAATGGGGTGAGGCCGTTTTTAATCGTATGAATGGCATGTTTGGGCTTGCGCTATGGGACGTAAAAAAGAAAAAACTAATTATCGCTCGTGACGCTATGGGCATCAAACTCGTCTATTACAAAATTGAAGAGGGCTGTCTGTATTTTGGCTCAGAGATTCGTGCAATTCGTGCCGGTTCTTGTAAAATGCCTGAGGTTGATCCTATATCCCTGAACTTGTTTTTACGCTATCGCTACACACCTTCTCCTTTCACAATATACAAAGAAATAATGAAACTTGCTCCAGGTACCATGATCATCTTTGAAAATGGTATAAGTCGTTTAGAACGTTGGTATAAGTATAAACCGATCCCTTTTTCCCCTATAAAAACCGACAGGGAAGCAAAAGAAGAGCTATTAGAGATCTACAAACGATCTGTGAAGAGGCATCTTATAAGTGATGTACCTCTCGGTCTCTTGTTAAGTGGAGGAATAGACTCAGGTCTCCTTCTAGGTTTAATGAACCTAAATGGAAACGCTTGGCCTACTTATACAGTAGGATATGGAACAGCCTTTAAAGATGATGAACTCACTGATGCGTCTAAAACTGCAAAAATATATTCCGCACAACATATATCAACAGAACTCGATAGAATAACATTTGAAACCCATTTGCAGAAGATCGTTACTCTTTTAGAAGAACCAATTGCCACTTCATCAATTGTACCAATGTATTTTGTATGCGAACGTGCACGTCAGGATGTGAAAGTTGCATTAGTAGGTCAAGGCCCTGATGAGCTTTTTGGAGGTTATATTCGACATATAGGAGTCTTTTATGGATCATACTGGAGAGCTTTACCTGAATGGCTTCGGAACTCATTAAGGATGTCAGTTACAGCTATATTCAGAAATGAGGCACTTAAAAGAGGCGTGTATTCTTTAAATACACCAGATAGAATGCAAAGATATCAGCGTGTTTTCTCCATAATGCCTGAAGAAGTCATTAATAAACTCTTTCAAGAAGGTACAATTCCCATCGATTCAGGCGATAGAGTATTAGAATGCTGGGAAGATCTGCAACCATTAATGGAAAATACTGACGAACTCGGCGGATTTCAATTTCTGGAAATACGATCTTCACTACCTGATGAATTGCTTATGTATGCAGACAAGCTTTCTATGGCACATGGTCTTGAAATTAGAGTGCCATTCCTAGATCGCGAGATAGTTGAATATGCTGAAAGGCTTCCAGCTCGTTTCAAAATAAGAAATGGAAGCAGAAAATGGTTACATCGCCAAGTGTGTAAGGATTTTCTCCCAGCGGAAATTATCAGGAGGAAAAAACGTGGTTTTGCGAGTAATGTTGTTGACGATTGGTTCCGTTGTTCTTTAAGCAATAAAATGAAAGACCTCCTATTAGATAGTAATTCGTTGATGTTTAACTTCTTACGACCTAAAGAAGTATATCAACTTTTTACTGAACATAAGACTGGAAAAAGAGATAATCACAAAATTTTATTTAGTCTAGTGGTTTTTGAAGAATGGTTGAGATCAGTACAATAA